The DNA window CCCAACAACGTGTTGCAGGATGCCATTACGCGCAACAATCAGATCAACGACGCCCTACAATTCTCGGATTACTACCTCGAACCGGGCGGGTTCGTGAAGCTCGACAACGTGACGCTGGGCTACAATTTCAAGTTCAACACGCCCCTGATCCGCAACCTGCGCGTCTACCTGACCGGTCGCAACCTACTGACCTTCACCAAATACCGGGGCCAGGATCCCGAAGTGGACGATACGGGTCTGGCACCGGGCATCGACGGCCGGGGCTTCTACCCCCGCACCCGCTCGTTTACCGCCGGTTTAAACTTTGGCTTCTAACTCAACACGCATGAAACGAATACATATCAGTCTGGGACTGGCCGGGCTTCTGACGTTGTCGGGTCTGAACGGTTGCACCAATCTCGACGAAACCCTATACAGTCAGATCAACTCCAGCCAGTTTTACAACAACCGGCAGGAAATACTATCGGCGGTGCTACGCCCCTACACACACGCCAACGCCTGGGTCGCTCCCACGGGTCAGCAAGGCTATTGGCGGATGAACGAACTCTCGGCCGATCAGCTGGCGTGGCCCCAGAAAGGGCGGCACGGCTACGACGACGCGCAGTGGATTCGCCTGCACGGCCACAGCTGGGTGTTCACCGAAAACAACATCTGGAACTCCTGGTCGCTGCTGTTTACCGGCGTTGGCTTCTGCAACAGTGCGCTAGGCGATTTCAACCAGGTCGACTTTGCCCGTGCGGGCGTGAACGACACCGAAAAGGCCGCGTTTATCGCCGAGCTGAAGGTGTTCCGGGCGTTCCACTACATGAAACTGATGGATCTGTACGGCAATATTCCCATCGTCACGACGGTTGGTACGCCCCTGAGTCCGCCCACTGCCCCGCGTGCGGAGGTGTTTGCCTTCGTGGAAAAGGAATTGAAGGAAAACGTCGACCTGCTACCCAATCTAAGCAAACAGCAGATCGGCCGCATCACCAAAGCAGCCGGATACGCCATGCTGGCCGAACTGTACCTGAACGCCGAAGTGTGGCTCGGCACGGCCAAATGGGACGAGTGCATTGCCGCCTGCGACAAGATTATCCGGGGTGAAACGGGTGGTCTGAACGGCGCACCGGCCCTCGATACCGACCTGATCTCGACGTTCAACAACACCAACGACATCTCGAAGGAAGCCCTGTTTCAACTGACCTACGACTACCAGGCCACACCCACGCGCTGCGGCTGGAACAGCGATTTCTACCACTTCGCACAGCGACTGATCTACGACGGCGACGCCAACGGCAATAATGGTGTGGTTGTGATTCCGAGTGCGTACGATGCGTTCAGCGATACCGACCTGCGGAAATCGACCTGGATGCTTATCGGTCCGCAGTATCAGGCAGCGAACCCCAGTCAGCCGGTACTAGGCACCGAGGAGTACCGCGACAAGCCGCTGGTGTTTGTAAAGGAAATCCGTCGGGCGAGCGAAAACAAAACCAGTTCGACCATGATCGACGGGGAAGAAAACAGCGGTGCCCGGTTCAACAAATACCGCCCCGGTCGTCAGTCGGAGGCTAAGTACTGGAGCAACGACTGGATGGTCTACCGACTGACGGAAATCTACTTCAACAAGGCCGAAGCGCTGATGCGGAAAAACGGCGGCACGGCCCCGGCCGAAGCCGTCGATCTGGTAAACAGTTGCCGGAAACGGGCTTTCAGCGAGGCTAACTTCGTAAAAGAAGCCTACACGCCAACGACGCTGACGCTGACTGAACTGCTGGCCGAGCGGGGCCGGGAGTTCATTTTTGAGGGTAAGCGACGCTCCGATATGATCCGGGCAGGCGCCTTTACCCGCGCGTCGTGGTGGGACCATCAGCCCAGCGACCCGAACAAGAATATCTTCCCGATTCCGCAGCGTCAGTTAGCCGCCAACCCGAATCTAAAGCAGAATCCGGGCTATCCAGCGCAGTAAATATAAGTTGAGCAGCAATCGTCAACAGCCGGACTCGTGTGGGTCCGGCTGTTGGCGTTTAAGCCGTATCGTTAAACGTAGTGTTGTTAGCGTCTTAAATGGGAGTTAGTGAGGGCCAGCAGACTTACCCCCCAGCCCCCCTGAAGGGGGAGCCTCCCGCAAATGAACCTCTCCCCCTTCAGGGGGCTGTAGCCGTTATGGTAATGCAGATACAGCCGTGAGTTTTAACCCGTAGTTCATCGGTCAAACCGCGTCTGTCTATACTTTGCCGTCCTGTTTTACCACCTCTCGCTGTGCTGACTTATTCCCTTGCTAATCGCCTTATTGCCAACGTCCGTTGGCTATTCATACTGGGCTTGCTTATTGAAACGGCTGCCTGTCATTCCGCCGGTCAAAGCGTCACGCCTACGCCATCTGCGGGTGTGTTGGCGTTGATCGGCGACGGAATTACTAATCAGACAAAGCCGCTGCAACGGGCGATCGACTCCTGCGGGGCAGCGGGGGGTGGCACGTTAGTCATTCCGGCTGGTACGTACCTCATCAGCCCGATCACGCTCCGCAGTCAGGTGACGCTACAACTATCGGCCGGGGCAACGCTGCTCGCCAGCACCAACGCAGCCGACTATAGCGGTAAACTGAGCAACCTCATCAACGGCGACTCGCTGACGAACGCATCCCTAACCGGGCAGGGCACTATCGACGGGAACGGTGCAATCTGGTGGCAGCGCTATCTGGATAGCGGCAAGACACTGAACCGTCCGCGACTGATCTACATCACCCGCTCAAGCAACCTGACCGTCGATAGTCTGACGCTGACCAATTCGCCGTCGTTTCACCTCGTACCGTATCAGTGCCAGAACGTTACTATTAAAAACCTGACGATCACCGCCCCCGCTACCTCGCCGAACACCGATGGCATCGACCCCGCCAACTGTACCCACGTCGTGATTCAGAACTGCACCATCGACACGGGCGACGATAATATCGCGATCAAAGGTGGGCGTGTCAGCGGGCAGATCGCGCAGCCCTGCCGGGATATTCAGATTAGTAACTGCCGCTTTTTACACGGACACGGCCTGTCGGTGGGCAGCGAAGCGTCGAGCGGGGTAGCCGATGTGGCGGTGAGCAATTGCACGTTTACCGGTACGACCAACGGGATTCGAATCAAATCGCAAACAGGGCTGGGTGGATCCGTGCAGAACCTGGCTTACAGTCAGATCACGATGACCGACGTTACCAATCCGTTGATTATCGATCTGGCTTACGCGCTGAACGCCAATAACAGCTACCCGACCGACGTACCCGCCGTTGGCAACATCACGATCAGTCAGCTGACCGCGACCGGGGCGAAAAGCGCGGGTAATATGGTGGGACTCACCAACAGTCTGATTCAAAACCTGACGCTCTCGGCGGTTCAGATCAGCGCGCAGACGGGCTTGGTTTTGCAAAACGCCCGAAACGTCACGATGACCAACTGGCGTGTTCAGGCAGCAAGCGGGCAGTCACTCATCACACAAAATGTTACCGGCACGGGGTTCTGATAATTGAGAATCCAGCCTGATTATTACGGCACAATGTGTCCCGGTGGTGCATCAGCCATAGCTTCCGACCAGCGGCTCCAGATTTTGCCGTCAAGCCCACGGCTGAAGCCTGGTTCATACCAGATCGATAGACCGCCACGAGTGCTTCGGCTGCGATAGAGGCCGTATTCGACCCATGTATCGTTGTATTTCGTTACCCGGCACAGGTCGTTTCGATACACCCGCCAGATGACATTCGTACTATCGGAAAAACCCCACACACTTTTTTTGAGCACCAACGCCCGTTTGCTGTGCGCGTACCGCACGATGAGGTACTTACTGAGTTCGCCACGGGGTTCGATCAGCACGATAGGATCGGCGTTATCGGACGGAACAGAGGGCACAGCTCTCCGAAAAAGATCCTGACTCTGGTAAAATAGCCGCCATTGCGCCCGCGCAGACGGCACCGCCCATGCCCAGGCCAACCCGATGAGCAACAGCAACGCTTTCATGCTGAAACAGAATAGAATACGCGGGCTAAGGTATGTATTTCGGTCATTACGTGTAACGCCCGGCGGGTTGCAACCTTAACAAACTTTAACAGCCTGACCCAACCCGGTCGGGCTGTCTTTTTGTATTTTTGAGGCTACTTACACAAAAGCACCGTCACCTCTATGCAATCATTTAAACGCCTGAACACCCTCACCGGCTGGTTCACGTTTGTCGTCGCGCTCATTACGTTTGCGATGACCGTCGAACGAACTGCCAGCTTCTGGGACTGTGGTGAATTCATTGCGTGTGCCTTCAAGCTCCAGGTTCCTCACCCGCCCGGTGCGCCGTTCTTCCTGCTTACGGGGCGGCTCTTTTCGATGCTCTCGCTGGGCGACCTGACCAACGTGGCCTACTGGATCAACATGGTGTCGGTAATGGCCAGTGCCGCCACGATCCTGTTCTTGTGCTGGACGATCACGATGCTGGCGCAGAAGCTGCTGGGCAAACCCGAAAGCGAATACACCACCGCCGATACGCTGCTGGTGCTTGGTTCGGGAGCCGTCGGCGCGCTGGCCTATACCTTCTCCGACACGTTCTGGTACTCGGCCGTTGAAGCCGAAGTGTACGGCACGTCGTCGTTTTTTACGGCTATCGTCGTGTGGGCTGCTTTCCGCTGGGAGCGCGTTGAAGACCCGGCTGCGGCCAACCGCTGGCTGATTTTCATTGCCTACCTGACGGGCCTGTCGATCGGTGTTCACTTGCTGAACCTCGTTACGCTGCCCGCGCTGGCCCTGATCTACTACTTCAAGAAAACGGCTAAGCCAACGTTCTGGGGCGGTACAGCGGCCTTTGCGGTTGGGATGGTCGTGCTGGGTATTATCAACTCGGGTATCATTCCGGGTCTGCCGGGCATGGCCTTCTTCGTCGAGCGGTTCTTCGTCAACACGCTGGGCCTGCCGTTCAACTCGGGTACCATCGCCTTCACCGTCATTTTCATCGGTGCGGTCGTGTACGGCATCATCTGGTCGGCACGGCAAAAGCGGGTCATGCTCAACACCTCACTGCTGGCACTGGCGTTCGTCCTGATCGGTTATGCATCGTACATGCAGGTGCTGGTCCGGGCCGATTTCAACCCGCCGATCAACGAAAACGACCCCAGCGACGCGCTGAACTTCCTGTCGTACCTGCGTCGGGAGCAGTACGGTAGCCGGTCGCTGCTCTACGGCCCGGTCTTCACGTCGCGGCCCATCGACAGCAAGAAAGGCGCACCTGTCTGGAAAAAAGAAGGCAGTAAGTACGTGATCTTCGACTACCAGCCGGAGTACGTCTACGCCCCCGGCGACGAGATGCTGTTTCCCCGCGTCTACAGTTCGCAGCAGAATCACCCACAATTATATCGACAGATGCTCGGCTTAGCCGAAGGGCAGAAACCGACGATGGGCGATAACATCAAGTTCCTGTTCGACTACCAGTTGGGCCACATGTGGTGGCGGTACCTGATGTGGAACTTCACCGGCCGCGAGAGCGACGAAGAAGGCGCAGGCTATCTGCTCCCCTGGTCGAGCAACGCCGGTGCCCCCGACCTGCTGGTGGCGAATAAAGCCCGCGACAACTTCTATATGCTGCCGTTTTTGCTGGGCCTGTTCGGTATCGTGTTCCAGTACTTCCGCCGTCGGCGCGATTTCCTGATCGTGTTGCTGCTGTTCGTCTTCACCGGTATCGCATTGCAGGTATTCCTGAACTCGCCCCCATCGGAGCCCCGCGAACGTGATTACATCTACGTCGGCTCGTTCTACTTCTTCGCGATCTGGCTGGGTCTGGGCGTGATGGGTATTGCCGAAGGACTGCGGCAG is part of the Spirosoma rhododendri genome and encodes:
- a CDS encoding RagB/SusD family nutrient uptake outer membrane protein translates to MKRIHISLGLAGLLTLSGLNGCTNLDETLYSQINSSQFYNNRQEILSAVLRPYTHANAWVAPTGQQGYWRMNELSADQLAWPQKGRHGYDDAQWIRLHGHSWVFTENNIWNSWSLLFTGVGFCNSALGDFNQVDFARAGVNDTEKAAFIAELKVFRAFHYMKLMDLYGNIPIVTTVGTPLSPPTAPRAEVFAFVEKELKENVDLLPNLSKQQIGRITKAAGYAMLAELYLNAEVWLGTAKWDECIAACDKIIRGETGGLNGAPALDTDLISTFNNTNDISKEALFQLTYDYQATPTRCGWNSDFYHFAQRLIYDGDANGNNGVVVIPSAYDAFSDTDLRKSTWMLIGPQYQAANPSQPVLGTEEYRDKPLVFVKEIRRASENKTSSTMIDGEENSGARFNKYRPGRQSEAKYWSNDWMVYRLTEIYFNKAEALMRKNGGTAPAEAVDLVNSCRKRAFSEANFVKEAYTPTTLTLTELLAERGREFIFEGKRRSDMIRAGAFTRASWWDHQPSDPNKNIFPIPQRQLAANPNLKQNPGYPAQ
- a CDS encoding glycoside hydrolase family 28 protein; the encoded protein is MLTYSLANRLIANVRWLFILGLLIETAACHSAGQSVTPTPSAGVLALIGDGITNQTKPLQRAIDSCGAAGGGTLVIPAGTYLISPITLRSQVTLQLSAGATLLASTNAADYSGKLSNLINGDSLTNASLTGQGTIDGNGAIWWQRYLDSGKTLNRPRLIYITRSSNLTVDSLTLTNSPSFHLVPYQCQNVTIKNLTITAPATSPNTDGIDPANCTHVVIQNCTIDTGDDNIAIKGGRVSGQIAQPCRDIQISNCRFLHGHGLSVGSEASSGVADVAVSNCTFTGTTNGIRIKSQTGLGGSVQNLAYSQITMTDVTNPLIIDLAYALNANNSYPTDVPAVGNITISQLTATGAKSAGNMVGLTNSLIQNLTLSAVQISAQTGLVLQNARNVTMTNWRVQAASGQSLITQNVTGTGF
- a CDS encoding glycosyltransferase family 117 protein, whose product is MQSFKRLNTLTGWFTFVVALITFAMTVERTASFWDCGEFIACAFKLQVPHPPGAPFFLLTGRLFSMLSLGDLTNVAYWINMVSVMASAATILFLCWTITMLAQKLLGKPESEYTTADTLLVLGSGAVGALAYTFSDTFWYSAVEAEVYGTSSFFTAIVVWAAFRWERVEDPAAANRWLIFIAYLTGLSIGVHLLNLVTLPALALIYYFKKTAKPTFWGGTAAFAVGMVVLGIINSGIIPGLPGMAFFVERFFVNTLGLPFNSGTIAFTVIFIGAVVYGIIWSARQKRVMLNTSLLALAFVLIGYASYMQVLVRADFNPPINENDPSDALNFLSYLRREQYGSRSLLYGPVFTSRPIDSKKGAPVWKKEGSKYVIFDYQPEYVYAPGDEMLFPRVYSSQQNHPQLYRQMLGLAEGQKPTMGDNIKFLFDYQLGHMWWRYLMWNFTGRESDEEGAGYLLPWSSNAGAPDLLVANKARDNFYMLPFLLGLFGIVFQYFRRRRDFLIVLLLFVFTGIALQVFLNSPPSEPRERDYIYVGSFYFFAIWLGLGVMGIAEGLRQYVKADVMRNGLVAGLCLLVPLMMGAKSWDNHDRNKRYQSVDFAKNLLNSCAPNAILFTGGDNDTFPLWYVQEVEGFRRDVRVCNLSLLGTEWYIQQMKRKTYESDALPISLTFDNFNKGKNDVIPFYEVPGVKNGIDLKQYISLVQTNSPAIQVPLSTGDMTSVLPSSVLFLPIDKSAVEKANFVPGLLKPMIGDTLQWTIGKKDLYKPDLIMLDMIATNNWKRPIYFSSTLANDNYLNLKDHMQLEGYAYRLMPVGVPGASDGYVNSDIMYTNMMKKSYFREFDNPNVYYDETYRTPIVSARIAFFRLADQLLREGKRDKALEVINYSLKTIPDKSIPYDQISSNYVRFLFELGEPKRALEIADTMAMRADQALTYDKSGHQFGSPNSDLYTLQTIIEACKEAKQTAAASKYEAIFQKHINAFG